The following proteins come from a genomic window of Gopherus flavomarginatus isolate rGopFla2 chromosome 22, rGopFla2.mat.asm, whole genome shotgun sequence:
- the MTF1 gene encoding metal regulatory transcription factor 1 → MGENSPDGSIHCYEVEEDELTQDDKVIWFVDKNGLIPSSSGTIYDRTTVLIEQDHGTLEDDEDEGQCGDHLPFLPEGHEEGFHLIADHEGMSQGYVQHIISPDQIHLTINPGSTPMPRNIEGATLTLQSECPETKRKEVKRYQCTFEGCPRTYSTAGNLRTHQKTHRGEYTFVCNQQGCGKAFLTSYSLKIHVRVHTKEKPFECDVQGCEKAFNTLYRLKAHQRLHTGKTFNCESEGCSKYFTTLSDLRKHIRTHTGEKPFRCDHDGCGKAFAASHHLKTHVRTHTGERPFFCPSNGCEKTFSTQYSLKSHMKGHEKGHLYNALPNNNVSEDTNHSLCLSDLNLISTDSELRENSNTTHGRDLSTISPASIFESMFQSPDHTANQEDSQQTAALIESFNSDADSITTVQPSVGDSASLSLPLVLQLGISEPSHPALQTCTPPPAPTSIGTSSQQAAFGNSATLLQTPEVPVPHSTQFAASHQDFVPHTPIPPQPIVQGLSVVAGASAPATSSATEPLPGVVQSVPVGANSVLTSNPTITITPSQSTAILQSSIVMGEQNLQWILNGANGSPQNQEQMPQVPKVEKVFFTTALPVAGNTGNSVQQIGLSVPVIIIKQEEACQCQCACRDSAKEKATSKKGCSSPDPKTLEQPTLQLQPQTFPSSSSSSSCEPTGQIANPSDSQTETLSAIDVSDFLSLQSPETPSNLIPIEALLQGEEEIGLNSSFSK, encoded by the exons ATGGGGGAAAATAGTCCTGATGGCAGCATTCACTGCTATGAAGTGGAGGAAGATGAACTGACCCAAGATGATAAAGTGATATGGTTTGTGGACAAAAATGGTCTGATTCCTTCATCATCTGGGACAATTTATGACAGGACAACTGTTCTAATTGAACAAGACCATGGGACATTAGAAGATGATGAGGATGAAGGACAATGTGGAGATCACTTGCCTTTTTTACCAGAGGGTCATGAAGAAGGATTTCATTTAATAGCAGATCATGAAGGAATGTCCCAGGGTTATGTGCAACATATTATTTCTCCAGATCAGATTCATTTGACTATAAATCCTGGTTCAACTCCCATGCCAAGAAATATCGAAGGAGCTACTCTCACTTTGCAATCTGAATGCCCAGAAACCAAGCGTAAAGAA GTTAAGAGATACCAGTGCACCTTTGAGGGCTGTCCTCGCACCTACAGCACTGCTGGGAATCTGCGCACTCATCAGAAGACGCATCGTGGGGAATACACTTTTGTCTGCAATCAACAAGGTTGTGGCAAGGCCTTCCTTACCTCCTATAGTCTCAAAATCCATGTCCGAGTGCACACTAAGGAAAAGCCGTTTGAGTGTGATGTGCAGGGCTGCGAAAAGGCATTCAATACACTGTACAG GTTGAAAGCACATCAGAGGCTTCACACAGGAAAAACGTTCAACTGTGAAAGCGAAGGCTGCAGTAAATACTTCACAACGCTCAGCGATTTGAGGAAGCACATTCGAACACACACAGGAGAAAAGCCATTTAG GTGTGATCACGACGGCTGTGGAAAGGCTTTTGCTGCAAGCCACCACCTTAAAACACATGTTAGGACACATACTG GAGAGAGACCCTTCTTCTGTCCCAGTAATGGCTGTGAGAAGACTTTTAGTACTCAGTATAGTCTCAAGAGTCACATGAAAGGTCACGAGAAAGGACACTTGTATAATGCACTTCCCAATAACAATGTATCTGAG GATACGAACCACTCACTTTGTCTGAGCGACTTAAACCTCATATCCACAGATTCGGAACTGCGGGAAAACTCTAATACA ACACATGGACGAGATCTTAGCACAATCTCACCAGCAAGCATTTTTGAATCCATGTTCCAGAGCCCAGATCATACAGCAAATCAGGAAGATTCTCAACAGACAG CTGCCTTGATTGAAAGTTTTAACAGTGATGCAGACTCAATAACTACTGTTCAGCCTTCTGTAGGAGATTCAGCATCTTTATCTCTCCCACTTGTACTGCAGCTTGGCATCTCCGAGCCTTCTCACCCAGCACTACAAACCTGCacaccccctccagctcccacttCCATAGGAACCAGTTCACAGCAAGCTGCGTTTGGAAATTCTGCGACTCTTTTACAGACCCCAGAAGTGCCTGTTCCTCACAGCACACAGTTTGCAGCCAGTCACCAAGACTTTGTACCTCACACTCCGATACCACCACAGCCCATTGTACAAGGACTTTCAGTGGTTGCTGGAGCCTCTGCTCCAGCAACATCGAGTGCCACTGAGCCTCTGCCGGGTGTGGTTCAGTCTGTGCCTGTGGGTGCGAACTCTGTTCTGACAAGTAATCCGACTATAACAATTACTCCATCTCAGAGCACTGCTATTCTGCAGTCGAGCATAGTCATGGGAGAACAGAACTTACAATGGATTTTAAATGGTGCCAATGGATCTCCCCAAAATCAAGAACAAATG ccaCAAGTTCCAAAAGTGGAAAAAGTCTTTTTTACCACCGCATTACCAGTGGCTGGCAACACAG GAAACTCTGTTCAGCAGATTGGTCTCAGCGTTCCTGTTATCATTATAAAGCAAGAGGAGGCCTGCCAGTGTCAGTGTGCCTGCAGAGACTCTGCCAAGGAGAAAGCAACTAGTAAGAAGGGATGTTCCTCGCCTGACCCGAAAACTTTGGAGCAGCCAACTCTTCAGCTGCAGCCTCAgacttttccttcctcctcctcctcttcttcctgtgAGCCCACCGGTCAGATAGCTAACCCTTCAGACTCACAGACTGAAACATTAAGTGCCATAGATGTATCCGACTTCCTGTCCCTCCAAAGCCCTGAAACCCCATCCAATCTGATTCCAATTGAAGCACTactacagggggaggaagaaaTTGGTTTGAATAGCAGTTTCTCCAAGTAA